The Chengkuizengella sediminis genome segment TGGTAATGTGTATTCAACGAGATTAATTTAGTGGTTAAAAGAATAAAGTAGTAGTTATGCTACTGATTCGCATTGAAATATGAAATGTAGAGAATAGGGATTTTCAACAGTATAGAGTCCATCTCAAATTCATAAATCAATTTTTCTTGATTAAAAAAAGAGGGGGATAACATCATGTTATTAAACGAATATGAAATTAAAAAGTTGTCTAAATCGAAAAGGGATGAAATGAAAAAATTAGTACAAGAGGATGGTTTGAAGTACAAATCATTTTTTCAAGAAAAAATGATTCAAAAGCTTAAATATAAGTTATTCAGGAAAACCAAAGTAAAAGAATTAACAAGCTGTGAATGTTAATTTTAGGAGTGATTACAATGTTTGAAAAAAAACTAAATGCAGTCCAATTAAGCGGTCTCATCATTGGACCTATTTTGGGATCAGGTATTATCTTATTACCTCCGATCATCTATGATGTTGCAGGAGATTATGCCATATTTTCATGGATTGCAATCATATTAATTAATTGGTTTTTTGCTTTTTTATTTGGTACTTTGAGTGTGAAATTTCCCGGTGATTCTGGAGTAACACAAGCCGTTGAGGATGTGTTTGGAAAATATATAAAATATTTAACCTCCTTCTTTTTAATAGGAGCTGTATGTTTTGGACCCATCGCTGTACTAATGACCGCTGCTCAATTTCTTCAATTTGATGGGTTCTTATCAACAAAGTGGATCGCTGTTCTTTTAATGGGAATTACGATTTTGATTTTACTACTGAACGTTTCATTCATTGGTAAAATTGCTTTTGTTTTATCTTCTGTAGCAGCATTATTGTTGTTTTCAGGCGGATTAACCTCTTTAATTCAATATCCTAAAGCAGAACTATTTACTACAAGCTTTGATCTCTCATCATTTGGATTTAGTTTGTTATTGTTGTTTTGGACGATTGTGGGTTGGGAAGTGATTGGAAATTACAGTAGTGAAGTTAGAGATGTACGCTCGACGATACCAAAAGCGATTGGTTTCAGTGCACTGATCATTACGATTGTATTTTTAATAGTAGCTGCTTCTATACAATGGTCAGATATACATAGTATTTCTGGTGCTTCAAAAATGACCGTTGCAAGTATTTTAACTCCTATATTTGGAGGTTTGACTGGACTGATTATGGGAATCATTGCACCTGGTTTATGTTTGTCCTCCATCATCTTATTTATTGGGGGGACAGCTAGATTAATTCGGTCTATGGCAGAGGAAGGTATTTTACCTAAGAGGTTAAGCTATCGAACAAAAACCAATGTCCCTTTAGGCGGGATTATTGCTTTAAGCTGTTTTCATATCTTTGTTTTTATCCTGATCTTTTGTGATTGGATCAATGTAACACAAATTATCGCTATTGCAGATGGTTTTTTTATTAGTAATGTGTTTGTCACCATGTTAGCTGCAATCAAACTATTCAACCAAAAGATAGTGAAAACAGCTATAGCTTTGATGTTGCTCGTATTATTTGTATTTTTATCATTCTCATCACCTATTGTTTTGGTTTGTATAGCTATATTAACGGTAGGTTTCGTTTATAAACAGATCAAATCTAACACGAATGAGTCCCGTAAGGATAGTGGAAAAGATCTTTTAATGGTGGACTAAATAATATAGAAAGTAGGAATTAAAATGCCCCGCATACTCTTTTTAGTATTTATTTTACTGAGCCTCATTTGGGGTGGATCTTTTTACTTTATGAAAATATTACTCGAAGATTTTGGTCCATGGACGATTGTTTTTCTCAGATCTTCCTTCGGATTCATTACCATTGTGACCATTATGCTCGTTTTGCGTAAACCTTTCGAGCTTCAAAAAATGCCTTGGTTTCCTTTAACGATCATAGCCTTAATCAATACAACAATTCCGTGGGCAATCATAGCATTTAGTGAAACTAGAATATCTAGCAGCATGGCATCTGTGTTAAATGCTACAACTCCACTGTGGACCATCGTAGTAGGTATTGCATTTTTCCGTGCGACAACCAATCGCTACCAATGGTTAGGAATCGGAATAGGTTTATTCGGTCTGATGATATTACTTGATGTGAATCCTGTTACTATGATTTCAGTAGATTTGTTGGGATTTGTATGTATGATCGTGGCTTCGATTTGTTATGCGTTTGGATCTCAATTGTCTATGCGCCTGCTGACGGAGTTGTCCATGTATCAGATCACCTTCTGTACTTTGTTCATCGTCACACTTAGCAGCGGAAGTGTTGCTCTAACCTTTGAATCCATTTCGATATCCCACCTAGCTTCGTGGACGAATATATCTGTGTTAATTGGTTTGGGTGTATTTGGATCAGGTATTGCCTACATTCTCTATTATTATTTGGTTCAAAGAGGGAGCGCTGAGTTTGCCACGATGGTCACTTATCTTATACCAGCTACTGCCATCATATGGGGATATACACTGCTTAATGAAGAAGTGAAATGGAGCTTATTGGCGGGACTTGTTTTAGTACTTGGTGGAGTATTCATATCAACTAAAAAGCAAACGAGTAAGGTTGTTGATGTTCGAACGTTGAGACAACAGAAAATAAACGGAGCGTCAAAAATATGATTGGAAATAAACTAACTAGCTTCAGTTGATGATTTAATCGGATTACTCCGAACTAATATAATCACCATCCCCCCAAAAGTAAGGAGTAACCCAAGTATTTGCAATATACTAGGACGAAAACCAATAATCATTGTATCTAATAATATGGCCACTATTGGATCTAAAAAGACCAATGCTGAAATGAGTCTTGTTGGAAGGAATCTTACACTTCTAAAAAACAAAAAATACACCACACCTGTATGTATGACACCAATAATCGTAATCGCAATCCAATGATTAATCTGAAGTCCAGAAAAAGCACTAAAACTAACTAAAGGGAATAACAAGATGGCACCAAGTGATGTTTGAATCACGGTCACAGCATAGGGAGATAACTGATGAATACCTTTACTGAGAAGTGTTAACAGAGCGTATAAAATAGCTGCTAAAAAAGGTAAGATAAGTCCTGATGAGAGTAATTGTTGAAACGGGGTATCCGTTCCTAAACCGGATATTAACATCGTACCGATAAAACATATCAAAATAGAAATAATCGCTAACCATGTTAGCTTTTCTCTATAAAGAAAACTTCCCAACAATAAAACGATAACGGGTGCTAGATAATAGATTGAGATGGCAACAGTAATTGGCATCATTTCAAATGCTTTAAAAAGGAAAACCCAGTTAGATACGAGTATTACTCCACATAATAAAACACGTTTCACTTCTCGTTTATTCCAGTTTTCATTTTTGAATTTACCGGATAATAACCAGAAAGCACCTAAAAATAAAGAAGCACAAACACAACGAACAAAAACTAACTCAAAAGCCTGAAGTCCAGTTTGTGCAGCTATAAATCCGATTGAACCAAAAATAGCCATTGCCAGACCCATACTGATCATAGCTAGTGATTTTTTAGGATGTTGCAAACTATTACTCAATGGTAACACCTACCTTATGATGTGAATCCAGTTATATTAATATTAACTGTATTCATATTAAATGATTTCATTTAAGCAAAACTTTCTTTCAGTGGTTTTTCCGTATCCTCTATGCTACTCCGGTTTATATTTGTAGAAATAAAGGGAATTTATGGTCTTATATTGCTGAATTTTATATATTCAGAAAGATAGAGGTATTTTGTGGTCTTAAATCGGGGAATTGATCAGAAATTACATCAAAACTAGCGAAAATCATAAAAATAAGACCACCGATTCCCGCTATTTTAAATATATATCAACAAAAGACTATATAAGACCAAAAAATCCCGCTATTCCATTTTTTTCATCAGAGATGCTTCAAAATGGGGATGAGTCTGTCTGACCGCATTCTAAAAAGAAATTTTCAAAAAAACTCTTCTTATTATTGTATTACATTATATTTCTTATGGGCAATGATTTATTTGTGTTCATATAATAACAGCAAAATCAGTACATTCGGCAATTTCAAAAACCAACCACTGCATGTGGTTAGTGATGAAACAAACTCCTGTTTAATATGGACTAAACATTAAGTCACTTTTGTGACATTTATAGAAAAAAATAGAAGATGAAGCGATTCCCTCTGTCGCTCCATCTTCATTTATGGAAGATACATCCCCGAAAAGTAATAAGTCGACCATGTCCTTGTGGGCAGATTAAGATTATTTCACGTCCATGTGAAACATCTGCATCAGCTCATCCAGAAACTGACAACATCGATACCAGCTCATCCTAAGCTGGGAAATTACTTCACTTTTTGGGGATGTTTCCGGTCTCCGCTTACAAAAGTAATTGGCTTACGCTACATAGTTTCATCTCACTTTTGTTTTTCCTCAAGGCTACTTTGAAATCACTTTTTATTTTTGGGAGATGTTTTTGCTTGAACCCGGTAAAAATCTTCTGCGTAAGCTGCTGAAGAACTGCTTCACTTTTGTAGGTTTGCCTTACCCTTTATTTTTTCTTTGTCTACTATAAATATCCATCCATACCGCTAGGATCAAAATACCACCCTTAACGATATATTGCCAGAACGTTTCAACACTCATTAAACTCATACCATTATCTAAACTAGCCATAACTAATGCACCGATAATAGCTCCTGAGATGGTACCTGCTCCACCTAATAAACTCGTTCCACCAATAACAGCGGCAGCGATGGCATCCAACTCATACATGTTACCAGCATTAACAGTTGCAGATCCAACCCTAGCTGTTAATAAAATACCTGCAATGGCAGCCAACGTATTTCCTAATACGAATAACATCACTGTTCTTCTTTTAATGTTAATTCCTGATAAACGAGCTGCTTCTGGATTACCACCTATCGCATAAATCTGTCTTCCATATACCGTATTTTTAGCAATAAACGTAAAGATAACAGCTAAGAAAATAACAACGAAAATTGGAATCGGTATCCCTTTATAACTATTCATAGCTAATACAAAAGTAAGGACTATTATAGAAACTAAAACGATTTTGAATAAGCTAAGCACCATGGGTTCGATATCAAAACCAAATTTCTTACGAGAAACTCTTTTCATAACTAATAGTAAGGCAAACACACCAATCGCCAAAATCCCGATTAATAGTCCCCAACCTGCAGGAACATACCCCGTACCTACTAATTTAAATCCATCTGATAAACCAGAGATCGTCTGACTATTACTAATTCCTAACAATAGTCCTCTAAATATGAGCATCCCACCAAGGGTTACGATAAAAGCTGGTACAGCACGATAAGCAACCCACCAACCTTGCCATAATCCAATTAATGCACCAAAAGCGATGGTTACAATAAACACAACAACGGCATTCCAGTCATAAGTTGAATTTAAAATGGCGGCCACTCCACCTGTTAAACCAACCAATGAACCAACAGACAAATCAATATGTCCTGCAACAATGATTAATACCATTCCGACTGCTAATACAGATGTAACTGACATTTGATTAAATAAATTAGATAAATTTCTTGGTTCTATGAAACTACCACCACTAAGAAACGTGAACAATATCCAAATCAAAACTAAAGCAGCGATCATCGTATAAGCTCTAAGATCAAATTTGATCCATTGTATTTTTTGTTTCTTTTCCAATGACTGTGTAGTATTTGTATTCATTTTACTTACCTCCCGTAGCTGCTACCATAATTTTCTCTTGCGTTGCATCTTTGTAATCAAACTCACCCGTTAGTTGTCCTTCATTTAATACTAAAACACGATGGCTAATCCCCAATACTTCTGGTAGTTCGGATGAGATCATTATAATAGCCACACCTTTTTTGATTAGTTCATTCATAATATTATAAATTTCAAACTTAGCACCAACATCAATACCACGTGTAGGTTCATCCACAATTAATACTTTTGGTTCTGTCATTAACCATTTACCAAGGACAACCTTCTGTTGATTTCCACCACTTAAGTTTCCTACTATACTTTCTACAGATGGAGCTTTAATTCGTAATGACTGATGATATAGTTTTGAATGTTTGATCTCTTCGTTT includes the following:
- a CDS encoding sugar ABC transporter permease yields the protein MNTNTTQSLEKKQKIQWIKFDLRAYTMIAALVLIWILFTFLSGGSFIEPRNLSNLFNQMSVTSVLAVGMVLIIVAGHIDLSVGSLVGLTGGVAAILNSTYDWNAVVVFIVTIAFGALIGLWQGWWVAYRAVPAFIVTLGGMLIFRGLLLGISNSQTISGLSDGFKLVGTGYVPAGWGLLIGILAIGVFALLLVMKRVSRKKFGFDIEPMVLSLFKIVLVSIIVLTFVLAMNSYKGIPIPIFVVIFLAVIFTFIAKNTVYGRQIYAIGGNPEAARLSGINIKRRTVMLFVLGNTLAAIAGILLTARVGSATVNAGNMYELDAIAAAVIGGTSLLGGAGTISGAIIGALVMASLDNGMSLMSVETFWQYIVKGGILILAVWMDIYSRQRKNKG
- a CDS encoding DMT family transporter, with translation MPRILFLVFILLSLIWGGSFYFMKILLEDFGPWTIVFLRSSFGFITIVTIMLVLRKPFELQKMPWFPLTIIALINTTIPWAIIAFSETRISSSMASVLNATTPLWTIVVGIAFFRATTNRYQWLGIGIGLFGLMILLDVNPVTMISVDLLGFVCMIVASICYAFGSQLSMRLLTELSMYQITFCTLFIVTLSSGSVALTFESISISHLASWTNISVLIGLGVFGSGIAYILYYYLVQRGSAEFATMVTYLIPATAIIWGYTLLNEEVKWSLLAGLVLVLGGVFISTKKQTSKVVDVRTLRQQKINGASKI
- a CDS encoding APC family permease, with product MFEKKLNAVQLSGLIIGPILGSGIILLPPIIYDVAGDYAIFSWIAIILINWFFAFLFGTLSVKFPGDSGVTQAVEDVFGKYIKYLTSFFLIGAVCFGPIAVLMTAAQFLQFDGFLSTKWIAVLLMGITILILLLNVSFIGKIAFVLSSVAALLLFSGGLTSLIQYPKAELFTTSFDLSSFGFSLLLLFWTIVGWEVIGNYSSEVRDVRSTIPKAIGFSALIITIVFLIVAASIQWSDIHSISGASKMTVASILTPIFGGLTGLIMGIIAPGLCLSSIILFIGGTARLIRSMAEEGILPKRLSYRTKTNVPLGGIIALSCFHIFVFILIFCDWINVTQIIAIADGFFISNVFVTMLAAIKLFNQKIVKTAIALMLLVLFVFLSFSSPIVLVCIAILTVGFVYKQIKSNTNESRKDSGKDLLMVD
- a CDS encoding DMT family transporter, whose product is MISMGLAMAIFGSIGFIAAQTGLQAFELVFVRCVCASLFLGAFWLLSGKFKNENWNKREVKRVLLCGVILVSNWVFLFKAFEMMPITVAISIYYLAPVIVLLLGSFLYREKLTWLAIISILICFIGTMLISGLGTDTPFQQLLSSGLILPFLAAILYALLTLLSKGIHQLSPYAVTVIQTSLGAILLFPLVSFSAFSGLQINHWIAITIIGVIHTGVVYFLFFRSVRFLPTRLISALVFLDPIVAILLDTMIIGFRPSILQILGLLLTFGGMVIILVRSNPIKSSTEAS